In Microbacterium enclense, one genomic interval encodes:
- the rlmN gene encoding 23S rRNA (adenine(2503)-C(2))-methyltransferase RlmN yields MTDQPPVRSTTPRQARPAGAPADTGVRETKPKTGRQVRPATEGWQQAKDETGRPLLQFASPKRGKPPVHLADLTAAERVEKVKELGLPGFRAKQLEKHYFTHYTSDPAEMTDLPASTREELVAGMLPPLLTEVRRLETDRGDTIKFLWKLHDGALVESVLMRYPGRITLCVSSQAGCGMNCPFCATGQAGLTRNMSAAEIIEQIVRANALIAAGGLGGKKHDDHSLDRVSNIVFMGMGEPLANYARVMQAVRVMVDKEHGLGMSARGITVSTVGLVPAIKKLADEDIPVTFALSLHAPDDGLRDELIPVNSRWKVDEALDAARAYFDKTGRRVSIEYALIKDMNDHAWRADLLADKLNARGRGWVHVNPIPLNPTPGSIWTASEVPVQNEFVRRLNDAGIPTTLRDTRGKEIDGACGQLVATEEDEVAAAATPVG; encoded by the coding sequence ATGACTGATCAGCCCCCCGTGCGCTCCACCACGCCCCGGCAGGCGCGCCCCGCGGGGGCCCCAGCCGACACCGGTGTCCGCGAGACCAAGCCGAAGACCGGACGCCAGGTGCGCCCCGCAACCGAGGGCTGGCAGCAGGCCAAGGACGAGACCGGTCGCCCGCTCCTGCAGTTCGCCAGCCCGAAGCGCGGCAAGCCGCCCGTGCACCTCGCCGACCTCACCGCCGCCGAGCGTGTCGAGAAGGTGAAGGAGCTCGGGCTCCCCGGCTTCCGCGCGAAGCAGCTCGAGAAGCACTACTTCACGCACTACACGTCGGATCCGGCCGAGATGACCGACCTTCCGGCATCCACCCGGGAAGAGCTCGTCGCGGGGATGCTCCCGCCGCTGCTCACCGAGGTACGCCGGCTCGAGACCGACCGCGGTGACACGATCAAGTTCCTGTGGAAGCTGCACGACGGCGCGCTCGTCGAGTCGGTGCTCATGCGCTACCCCGGCCGCATCACGCTGTGCGTGTCGTCGCAGGCGGGCTGCGGCATGAACTGCCCGTTCTGCGCCACCGGCCAGGCGGGCCTCACCCGCAACATGTCGGCGGCCGAGATCATCGAGCAGATCGTGCGCGCGAACGCCCTCATCGCGGCCGGCGGCCTCGGTGGCAAGAAGCACGACGATCACTCCCTCGACCGGGTGTCGAACATCGTCTTCATGGGCATGGGCGAGCCGCTCGCCAACTACGCGCGGGTCATGCAGGCCGTGCGCGTGATGGTCGACAAGGAGCACGGCCTGGGCATGAGCGCCCGCGGTATCACGGTGTCGACGGTCGGGCTCGTCCCCGCGATCAAGAAGCTGGCCGACGAGGACATCCCGGTGACCTTCGCCCTGTCGCTGCACGCGCCCGACGACGGCCTCCGCGACGAGCTCATCCCGGTCAACTCGCGCTGGAAGGTCGACGAAGCCCTGGATGCCGCGCGCGCCTACTTCGACAAGACCGGGCGTCGCGTGTCGATCGAGTATGCCCTGATCAAGGACATGAACGACCACGCGTGGCGGGCCGACCTGCTCGCCGACAAGCTCAACGCGCGCGGTCGTGGCTGGGTGCACGTGAACCCGATCCCGCTGAACCCGACCCCGGGCTCGATCTGGACGGCATCCGAGGTGCCCGTGCAGAACGAGTTCGTGCGGCGCCTCAACGACGCCGGCATCCCGACGACCCTCCGCGACACCCGCGGCAAGGAGATCGACGGGGCCTGCGGCCAGCTCGTGGCGACGGAAGAAGATGAGGTCGCCGCGGCGGCGACGCCCGTCGGCTGA
- a CDS encoding beta-glucoside-specific PTS transporter subunit IIABC, which translates to MVDHAKTAAAVVTGVGGESNITSLVHCATRLRFVLKDESKADAAALRATPGVITTAQAGGQYQVVIGNDVPDVFAAIQAQTKLGGAGSEGGDTGPKGNLFNRFIKMISAIFTPILWALAGTGLLKAFVAAAVTFGWLDATSTTYVILNALSDALINFLPMALAITAARYFKASEFTSFAIAGALVYPSIVALNGQPDITFFGIPVIMVSYVSSVIPIIVIVWLQSYAERFLLKVLPGAVKRFLTPMIVVAIAVPLVFLAIGPLSSLIGGGLAAAIGWVFQTVPWLGGAIMGGLWQVFVIFGLHWGLVPLFQLELQTTGQMLLIGPVFAAVLAQAAAVAGVLVRTRNTNLRSLAAPATLSGFLAGITEPAIYGINLPLKRPFAFGIVGGALGGALIAMGGVFSKAFVVPSGLALPALLGNGNMVMLGLGLAVAIVVPFLLTVIVGFTDPVDTAAPAAPVAATDTVVLSPVDGTVVALGEVPDAAFADASLGKGVAIRPTSGAVYAPFDGTVVAAFPTGHAIGLRGVDGVELLIHVGLDTVKLGGEHFTLKVQSGTEVKAGDLLLEFDGDAIEKAGYDLITPVIVTNGDLYPDVAEAASGPLSHGETLFRAVSVDSLSATR; encoded by the coding sequence ATGGTGGATCACGCGAAGACAGCGGCGGCGGTTGTGACCGGCGTCGGCGGAGAGAGCAACATCACCTCGCTCGTGCACTGCGCGACGCGGTTGCGGTTCGTGCTGAAAGACGAGAGCAAGGCGGATGCCGCGGCCCTCCGCGCCACCCCGGGCGTCATCACCACGGCGCAGGCGGGTGGGCAGTACCAGGTCGTCATCGGCAACGACGTCCCCGACGTCTTCGCCGCGATCCAGGCGCAGACGAAGCTCGGCGGCGCAGGTTCCGAGGGCGGGGACACCGGCCCGAAGGGCAATCTCTTCAACCGCTTCATCAAGATGATCTCGGCGATCTTCACCCCGATCCTCTGGGCCCTTGCCGGTACCGGTCTGCTGAAGGCGTTCGTCGCCGCGGCCGTCACCTTCGGGTGGCTGGATGCCACGAGCACCACCTACGTGATCCTCAACGCCCTCTCCGACGCGTTGATCAACTTCCTCCCCATGGCGCTCGCCATCACCGCGGCGCGCTACTTCAAGGCATCCGAGTTCACCTCGTTCGCGATCGCCGGTGCGCTGGTGTACCCGAGCATCGTGGCGCTGAACGGTCAGCCAGACATCACCTTCTTCGGCATCCCGGTGATCATGGTCAGCTACGTCTCGAGCGTCATCCCGATCATCGTGATCGTGTGGCTGCAGAGCTACGCCGAGCGTTTCCTGCTGAAGGTGCTGCCCGGCGCCGTCAAGCGCTTCCTCACGCCGATGATCGTGGTCGCCATCGCGGTTCCCCTGGTGTTCCTCGCGATCGGCCCGCTGTCGAGCCTGATCGGCGGCGGGCTCGCGGCCGCGATCGGCTGGGTGTTCCAGACCGTGCCGTGGCTGGGCGGCGCCATCATGGGCGGCCTCTGGCAGGTCTTCGTGATCTTCGGCCTGCACTGGGGCCTGGTGCCGCTGTTCCAGCTCGAGCTGCAGACCACCGGTCAGATGCTGCTCATCGGACCCGTGTTCGCCGCCGTCCTCGCTCAAGCGGCCGCCGTCGCCGGCGTCCTCGTGCGCACCCGCAACACCAACCTCCGTTCGCTCGCCGCCCCGGCCACCCTGTCCGGCTTCCTCGCCGGCATCACCGAGCCCGCGATCTACGGCATCAACCTGCCCCTCAAGCGCCCCTTCGCCTTCGGAATCGTCGGCGGTGCGCTCGGTGGCGCGCTGATCGCGATGGGCGGCGTCTTCTCGAAGGCGTTCGTCGTTCCCTCGGGCCTCGCCCTCCCGGCGCTGCTCGGCAACGGCAACATGGTCATGCTGGGTCTGGGTCTGGCCGTCGCGATCGTCGTGCCCTTCCTCCTCACGGTCATCGTCGGCTTCACGGACCCGGTCGACACCGCTGCTCCCGCAGCTCCTGTCGCGGCGACCGACACCGTCGTGCTGAGCCCCGTCGACGGCACCGTCGTCGCCCTCGGCGAGGTTCCGGATGCCGCCTTCGCCGACGCCTCGCTCGGCAAGGGCGTCGCGATCCGCCCGACGTCGGGAGCGGTCTACGCCCCCTTCGACGGCACCGTCGTCGCGGCGTTCCCGACCGGTCACGCGATCGGCCTGCGCGGGGTCGACGGTGTGGAGCTGCTGATCCATGTGGGTCTCGACACCGTCAAGCTCGGCGGCGAGCACTTCACCCTCAAGGTGCAGTCCGGCACCGAGGTGAAGGCCGGCGACCTGCTGCTCGAATTCGACGGCGACGCCATCGAGAAGGCCGGATACGACCTCATCACCCCGGTCATCGTCACCAACGGCGACCTGTACCCCGACGTCGCGGAGGCGGCATCCGGAC
- a CDS encoding PRD domain-containing protein, producing MPGAGDVSLPPGGVQKLLNNNVVVAIDADGRERVLMGRGIGFQLKHEGRVDPAKVEKTFVLDQGSDTAHAQKLLTDAPYALVEAVLHAVDQAERDLGRDLGRRLPLAVIDHVNYVIERLDQGIRIPGTSMPELRILHPDESRAAERMAASIAASLDRELPPEEGVFLTMHLLNATRDEPNGTAALLFRRVQHVVRTVETGLGVALDTESPDYARFILHVRFLLQRLVNRAMLASGDSSFFEFAKHRYPRAFGIAEAVKAYVFAATGSTLTDEEVLYLTVHVERLATSLGRPDDSGGPDAPVL from the coding sequence ATGCCCGGTGCCGGTGACGTCTCCCTCCCGCCCGGCGGCGTGCAGAAGCTGCTGAACAACAACGTCGTCGTGGCGATCGACGCCGACGGCCGCGAGCGCGTGCTGATGGGACGGGGCATCGGATTCCAGCTCAAGCACGAGGGGCGCGTCGACCCGGCCAAGGTCGAGAAGACTTTCGTGCTCGATCAGGGCAGCGACACCGCGCACGCCCAGAAGCTGCTCACCGATGCTCCGTACGCGCTCGTCGAGGCGGTGCTGCACGCCGTCGATCAGGCCGAGCGCGACCTCGGACGCGACCTCGGACGCCGCCTGCCCCTGGCCGTGATCGATCACGTGAACTACGTCATCGAGCGCCTCGACCAGGGCATCCGCATCCCCGGCACCTCGATGCCCGAGCTGCGGATCCTCCACCCCGACGAGTCACGTGCGGCGGAGCGCATGGCGGCCTCGATCGCGGCATCCCTCGATCGTGAGCTTCCGCCGGAGGAGGGCGTGTTCCTCACGATGCACCTGCTCAACGCCACGCGCGACGAGCCGAACGGCACCGCGGCGCTGCTGTTCCGCCGCGTGCAGCACGTCGTGCGCACGGTCGAGACGGGTCTCGGCGTCGCCCTCGACACCGAGAGCCCCGACTACGCGCGGTTCATCCTGCACGTGCGGTTCCTGCTGCAGCGACTCGTGAACCGGGCGATGCTCGCCAGCGGCGACTCGTCGTTCTTCGAGTTCGCGAAGCACCGCTACCCCCGCGCCTTCGGCATCGCCGAGGCCGTGAAGGCCTACGTCTTCGCGGCGACGGGGTCGACCCTCACCGACGAAGAGGTGCTCTACCTCACCGTCCACGTCGAACGTCTGGCGACGAGCCTCGGTCGACCCGACGACAGTGGCGGACCCGACGCGCCGGTGCTATAG
- a CDS encoding TRAP transporter large permease subunit: protein MGLAVWALIAYIGVIVLWSVVVKRGIGEAMVVGFLVVCAFGGADFLRLIAVGMEAAFTQEIVFAALAFTFIGFLLASTGVIDRQVDILNSMLGRLRGGAGYVATIGSALFGSVAHSGSANAATMGSVAIPWMKRSNWPPHVAATVIAGNAGNGTVIPPSASFFILIGTATVAPYVTIDKLLLAMFAAAGWCVLWRLIVIFIFVRRHKIDRVAAADILPFGRSFRQGWTSLLVFLGIVIPVAVTLGPTGDALAASLGEDTMDAVSVIVWIPVLLMIFAVILGWKGLPRGGRAWYDFIARTAPRYRDIGATLVFAFAGGAVLTELGLAEQLSSVLNGLNASPVVMSVIVAVMVVLVAGPLSSTATIATIGGIGFSVLMVSGVDPILAACVVLVAASTEGASPPGASAIYIATGIAQVNPVKTFVPLIVWYVLPILAIAALIGPGWLPVSF, encoded by the coding sequence ATGGGCTTGGCTGTCTGGGCGCTGATCGCCTACATCGGCGTGATCGTCCTCTGGAGCGTCGTCGTCAAACGCGGCATCGGAGAAGCGATGGTCGTCGGCTTCCTCGTGGTCTGCGCGTTCGGCGGTGCGGACTTCCTCCGCCTCATCGCCGTCGGTATGGAAGCCGCATTCACGCAGGAGATCGTCTTCGCGGCCCTGGCGTTCACGTTCATCGGATTCTTGCTGGCATCCACCGGCGTGATCGACCGCCAGGTCGACATCCTCAACTCGATGCTCGGGCGCCTCCGCGGCGGTGCCGGGTACGTCGCCACCATCGGTTCCGCGCTCTTCGGCTCGGTGGCCCACTCCGGTTCCGCGAACGCGGCGACGATGGGATCGGTCGCCATCCCGTGGATGAAGCGGTCGAACTGGCCGCCGCACGTCGCCGCCACGGTGATCGCCGGCAACGCGGGCAACGGCACCGTCATCCCGCCGAGCGCCTCGTTCTTCATCCTCATCGGCACCGCGACCGTCGCGCCCTACGTCACGATCGACAAGCTCCTGCTGGCGATGTTCGCCGCTGCGGGCTGGTGCGTGCTGTGGCGTCTGATCGTGATCTTCATCTTCGTGCGCCGACACAAGATCGACCGCGTCGCCGCCGCGGACATCCTGCCGTTCGGCCGATCGTTCCGGCAGGGATGGACCTCGCTGCTGGTCTTCCTCGGCATCGTGATCCCGGTCGCCGTGACCCTCGGGCCGACCGGCGACGCGCTTGCCGCGTCGCTCGGCGAAGACACGATGGATGCCGTCAGCGTCATCGTGTGGATTCCCGTGCTGCTGATGATCTTCGCCGTCATCCTCGGCTGGAAGGGGCTGCCCCGCGGCGGCCGTGCCTGGTACGACTTCATCGCGAGAACGGCCCCCCGCTACCGCGACATCGGCGCGACCCTCGTGTTCGCCTTCGCCGGTGGCGCCGTGCTCACGGAGCTGGGCCTCGCGGAGCAACTCTCGTCCGTGCTCAACGGACTGAACGCCTCGCCGGTGGTCATGTCGGTCATCGTCGCCGTCATGGTCGTGCTGGTCGCGGGGCCCTTGAGCTCGACCGCGACGATCGCCACGATCGGCGGCATCGGCTTCAGCGTGCTGATGGTGTCGGGCGTCGATCCGATCCTCGCTGCGTGCGTCGTCCTCGTCGCGGCCTCCACGGAGGGCGCGTCGCCTCCCGGCGCCTCGGCGATCTACATCGCCACCGGCATCGCCCAGGTGAACCCGGTCAAGACCTTCGTGCCGCTGATCGTCTGGTACGTCCTCCCGATCCTCGCCATCGCCGCCCTCATCGGACCCGGCTGGCTGCCGGTGTCGTTCTAG
- a CDS encoding NAD(P)-binding domain-containing protein yields MRVIGIIGLGEAGSLYARGAVDAGYEVRGFDPAPTPTPEGVQRAGSLGDLVAASDLVIVLTGAALSARIATDAAPHLRAGAVYADFTTASPKVMVEVAGLIEGADARFADVAILGPVPAKGAATETIVSGTAATDVADVLRRLGADVELIDGPAGAATSRKLLRSVLMKSLAAVVIEALEAGRAAGCESWVRAQIAAQLSGDAEAKMDRYETGSRKHAVRRAHEMESVVDYLGSLGVASEMSDAARHVLERLGADKG; encoded by the coding sequence ATGCGCGTGATCGGAATCATCGGACTCGGCGAAGCGGGCTCGCTCTACGCGCGCGGCGCGGTCGACGCGGGCTACGAGGTGCGGGGGTTCGACCCGGCTCCCACCCCGACTCCCGAGGGCGTGCAGCGCGCGGGGTCGCTCGGCGATCTGGTCGCCGCCAGCGACCTCGTGATCGTGCTGACGGGGGCAGCGCTGAGCGCACGCATCGCGACGGATGCCGCACCGCACCTCCGCGCCGGCGCCGTGTACGCCGACTTCACCACCGCGTCTCCGAAGGTGATGGTCGAGGTCGCGGGACTGATCGAGGGCGCCGACGCGCGCTTCGCGGATGTGGCGATCCTCGGACCCGTGCCCGCGAAGGGGGCCGCCACCGAGACGATCGTCAGCGGGACGGCCGCGACCGACGTCGCCGACGTCCTTCGCCGTCTCGGTGCCGATGTCGAGCTCATCGACGGCCCCGCCGGTGCGGCGACCTCGCGCAAGCTCCTCCGCAGCGTTCTCATGAAGAGCCTCGCCGCCGTCGTCATCGAGGCGCTCGAGGCGGGCCGTGCCGCCGGGTGCGAGTCGTGGGTGCGGGCGCAGATCGCTGCGCAGCTGTCGGGAGACGCGGAAGCCAAGATGGACCGCTACGAGACGGGCAGTCGCAAGCATGCGGTGCGTCGGGCGCACGAGATGGAGTCGGTGGTCGACTACCTCGGCTCATTGGGTGTGGCGTCCGAGATGTCGGATGCCGCGCGTCACGTGCTCGAGCGATTGGGCGCCGACAAGGGCTGA
- a CDS encoding methyltransferase, whose product MTPSLPVDGDVLAGLADLPVANIGDSMDRLGVVDAGIHAIWNGATVAGPAFTVEVAGGDNAGIHEAIAHVPAGAVLVVNGHGVADRALIGELIAERLRKVGCVGFVVDGAVRDVDDLEAMGFPVFARASSPAGPYKNGPFRVGVPIALGGVVVSPGDIVVGDRDGLAVVPAAEAAAVLERARRKNADEAETRRGILAS is encoded by the coding sequence ATGACCCCTTCACTCCCTGTCGACGGTGACGTCCTGGCGGGTCTCGCCGACCTGCCCGTCGCCAACATCGGCGACTCGATGGACCGCCTGGGCGTCGTGGATGCCGGCATCCACGCCATCTGGAACGGCGCCACCGTGGCCGGTCCGGCTTTCACCGTCGAGGTCGCCGGAGGCGACAACGCCGGAATCCACGAGGCGATCGCCCACGTCCCCGCGGGGGCCGTGCTCGTCGTCAACGGCCACGGCGTCGCCGATCGGGCCCTCATCGGGGAGCTGATCGCGGAGCGCCTGCGCAAGGTCGGCTGCGTCGGCTTCGTCGTCGACGGGGCGGTGCGCGACGTCGACGACCTCGAGGCGATGGGGTTCCCGGTGTTCGCCCGCGCGAGCAGCCCCGCCGGCCCCTACAAGAACGGTCCCTTCCGCGTCGGGGTGCCGATCGCGCTCGGCGGCGTCGTCGTCAGTCCGGGCGACATCGTCGTGGGTGACCGAGACGGACTGGCCGTGGTCCCCGCCGCGGAGGCAGCGGCCGTGCTCGAGCGCGCGCGGCGGAAGAACGCCGACGAAGCCGAGACGCGCCGGGGCATCCTGGCATCCTGA
- a CDS encoding FCD domain-containing protein, whose product MARRSRVDEVVDGLFDDIVARRLVADQALPSESELGERFDVSRVTVREAIKTLQARGVVRVESGRGSFVQPLARWTSLSAILAATSATGDASAAEQLIELRRIFETGAAALAAERARPEEVDAIAADLAEMRTAHEADDLASFVAADLSFHDRILAASRNPFLTVMFAPLTEVLSERRAQTSRVRVIQRNAIAEHAHVLEALRVGDAEAARRAMDQHMQQTLDDLREHVLDAPAGGDSAR is encoded by the coding sequence ATGGCACGACGTTCACGTGTCGACGAGGTCGTCGACGGGCTGTTCGACGACATCGTCGCGCGCCGCCTCGTCGCCGACCAGGCATTGCCCAGCGAGTCCGAGCTCGGCGAACGCTTCGACGTCAGCCGGGTGACGGTGCGCGAAGCGATCAAGACGCTGCAAGCGCGCGGTGTGGTGCGCGTCGAGAGCGGGCGCGGGTCGTTCGTCCAACCCCTCGCCCGCTGGACCTCACTCAGCGCCATCCTCGCCGCCACCTCCGCAACGGGTGACGCCTCGGCCGCCGAACAGCTCATCGAGCTCCGCCGCATCTTCGAGACGGGCGCCGCGGCCCTGGCCGCCGAGCGTGCCCGACCGGAAGAGGTGGATGCCATCGCCGCCGACCTCGCGGAGATGCGCACCGCTCACGAGGCCGACGACCTGGCATCCTTCGTCGCCGCCGACCTGTCGTTCCACGACCGCATCCTCGCGGCGTCACGGAACCCGTTCCTCACGGTCATGTTCGCCCCGCTCACCGAGGTGCTGTCGGAGCGCCGCGCGCAGACGTCGCGCGTACGCGTGATCCAGCGAAACGCCATCGCCGAGCACGCGCACGTGCTCGAGGCGCTGCGCGTCGGCGACGCCGAGGCCGCGCGCCGCGCGATGGACCAGCACATGCAGCAGACCCTCGACGACCTGCGCGAGCACGTGCTGGACGCGCCGGCCGGCGGAGACTCCGCCCGCTGA
- a CDS encoding NAD(P)-dependent oxidoreductase, whose translation MTTSTVAVLGLGAMGLPMATRLATGLTVHGFDIAPARLALAEEQGVTPFPSARAAVAEADAVLLAVRDQYQLDEVLFGETGIADALRPGSVVILTSTVGTAGIRPVAERLADLHIDLVDAPLSGGPVRAGQGDLLIVVGASPAAREKAAPVLELLASTLTVVGDNAGDGQALKTVNQLLCGVHIAAAGEALALADALGLDPERTLEALMGGAAASFMLGNRGPRMLQAYDDEGAEVLSALDIFVKDMGIVGDAARRVGLPTPVAAAAEQLYLTGRSQGLGSNDDSAVIRAVAPSRRRG comes from the coding sequence ATGACCACCTCCACCGTCGCCGTCCTGGGCCTGGGCGCCATGGGCCTGCCCATGGCCACGCGCCTGGCCACCGGGCTCACCGTTCACGGCTTCGACATCGCCCCCGCCCGCCTCGCCCTCGCCGAGGAGCAGGGCGTGACGCCCTTCCCCTCCGCCCGCGCCGCCGTCGCCGAGGCCGACGCCGTGCTGCTCGCCGTGCGCGACCAGTACCAGCTCGACGAGGTGCTGTTCGGCGAGACGGGCATCGCCGACGCCCTGCGCCCCGGCTCCGTCGTCATCCTCACCAGCACCGTCGGCACCGCCGGCATCCGTCCCGTCGCCGAGCGCCTCGCCGACCTCCACATCGACCTCGTCGACGCGCCCCTCTCGGGCGGACCCGTCCGCGCCGGGCAGGGCGACCTGCTCATCGTCGTGGGCGCCTCGCCCGCCGCGCGAGAGAAGGCCGCCCCCGTGCTCGAGCTGTTGGCATCCACCCTCACCGTCGTGGGCGACAACGCCGGAGACGGTCAGGCCCTGAAGACCGTGAACCAGCTGCTGTGCGGCGTGCACATCGCCGCCGCGGGAGAAGCCCTCGCCCTCGCCGATGCGCTGGGCCTGGACCCAGAGAGGACGCTCGAGGCGCTGATGGGGGGTGCCGCGGCGTCGTTCATGCTCGGCAACCGTGGCCCGCGCATGCTGCAGGCCTACGACGACGAGGGCGCCGAGGTGTTGAGCGCCCTCGACATCTTCGTCAAGGACATGGGGATCGTCGGCGACGCCGCACGCCGCGTGGGCCTTCCCACCCCCGTCGCCGCCGCAGCGGAGCAGCTCTACCTCACCGGTCGTTCACAGGGCCTCGGATCGAACGACGACTCCGCCGTCATCCGCGCGGTCGCACCGTCCCGTCGTCGCGGCTGA
- a CDS encoding GntP family transporter has product MLPILTADTPPIAPAVEFGTGPLLAIAAAGIALLLVLIILFKVHAFVALLITSVVVAISAQIPAGDVFTLVANGVGSTMGKVLIIIALGAILGRLIEVSGGVQHLAESFTDRLGPRRVAIALTIVAFVVAIPVFFEVGVIVLVPILYAFSKIAGVKPIVFGLPMFGLMLAVHVAVPPHPGIVAGAGVFGADLGLVTAIALPICAVLGFLCFWVARIMNRTEYALAPRVAEQMAEFGQTSTVIESRRPDGTVMAPPSTGTVIGLIALPIVQILVGTMLSLSLPAGSTGRGIATFVGTPAFALLVAVIVAFFVLPVRRRWGLARTNEVFESSMPPIASILLVVAGGGVFGAVLQASGIGTALSVTLEHLGVPLLGAAFLITLALRAAQGSATVAIVTTASLLSAGVAEAGFTPMQIAAVAVAVGFGSLGLSMVTDAGFWIVTRYLGLTVADGLRTWTVLTTILGIAGFLLTWAVFAVAG; this is encoded by the coding sequence ATGCTTCCCATCCTCACGGCCGACACACCACCCATCGCCCCGGCGGTGGAATTCGGCACGGGCCCCTTGCTCGCCATCGCCGCGGCCGGCATCGCGCTGCTGCTCGTGCTCATCATCCTGTTCAAGGTCCACGCGTTCGTCGCGCTGCTCATCACGAGCGTCGTCGTGGCGATCTCGGCACAGATCCCCGCCGGCGACGTCTTCACCCTCGTCGCGAACGGTGTCGGCTCGACGATGGGCAAGGTGCTCATCATCATCGCGCTCGGCGCGATCCTCGGACGCCTCATCGAGGTATCGGGCGGCGTGCAGCACCTCGCCGAGAGCTTCACCGACCGCCTCGGACCGCGTCGCGTGGCGATCGCCCTGACCATCGTGGCCTTCGTCGTGGCCATCCCGGTGTTCTTCGAAGTCGGCGTCATCGTGCTCGTGCCGATCCTGTACGCCTTCAGCAAGATCGCCGGCGTCAAGCCCATCGTGTTCGGTCTGCCGATGTTCGGGCTCATGCTCGCCGTGCACGTGGCCGTTCCGCCCCACCCCGGTATCGTCGCGGGCGCGGGCGTCTTCGGCGCCGACCTGGGCCTGGTCACCGCCATCGCCCTGCCCATCTGCGCCGTGCTCGGATTCCTGTGCTTCTGGGTCGCACGCATCATGAACCGCACCGAGTACGCCCTCGCCCCGCGCGTGGCCGAACAGATGGCGGAGTTCGGTCAGACCTCGACGGTCATCGAGTCGCGCCGCCCCGACGGCACCGTCATGGCGCCGCCGAGCACGGGCACCGTGATCGGCCTGATCGCGCTGCCGATCGTGCAGATCCTCGTGGGAACGATGCTCTCGCTGAGCCTGCCCGCCGGGTCGACCGGTCGCGGCATCGCGACCTTCGTCGGCACGCCGGCCTTCGCGCTCCTCGTCGCGGTCATCGTGGCCTTCTTCGTGCTGCCCGTCCGCCGCCGCTGGGGCCTCGCGCGCACGAACGAGGTGTTCGAGAGCTCCATGCCGCCGATCGCCTCGATCCTGCTCGTGGTCGCCGGTGGCGGCGTGTTCGGCGCGGTGCTGCAGGCCTCGGGCATCGGCACCGCTCTGTCGGTCACCCTCGAGCACCTCGGCGTGCCCCTGCTGGGTGCGGCCTTCCTCATCACCCTCGCGCTGCGCGCCGCGCAGGGGTCGGCGACGGTCGCGATCGTCACGACGGCGAGCCTGCTGTCGGCCGGTGTCGCCGAGGCCGGTTTCACGCCGATGCAGATCGCCGCGGTCGCCGTCGCCGTGGGCTTCGGATCCCTCGGCCTGTCGATGGTCACCGACGCCGGGTTCTGGATCGTCACGCGCTACCTCGGTCTCACGGTCGCCGACGGCCTGCGCACCTGGACGGTGCTGACGACCATCCTGGGCATCGCGGGCTTCCTGCTGACGTGGGCGGTGTTCGCCGTCGCGGGCTGA
- a CDS encoding IclR family transcriptional regulator, whose amino-acid sequence MSSSREDTSGQPTVRSVERALDLLEMLERADRPLRLVDLGRGTGLSTATTLRLLGVLQRRDLVASSNGEYRLGVATLGMAHGYISTDALSNRARPHLQQLADTTQLTTSLYVRSGDERILAVRVDGEHPLRYQLPLGRRLALHLGAGKPILAHLPADEISRIVGALGETQTAGGLTVSAEGLDADLAAVRRNGFHISVAERDTAVASISVPVFSSTGEVIASLSASGPVESTDPERLPDWASELRRAAAAVGR is encoded by the coding sequence ATGAGTTCGAGTCGTGAAGACACGTCCGGTCAGCCCACGGTGCGCAGCGTCGAGCGCGCGCTCGACCTGCTCGAGATGCTCGAACGCGCGGATCGTCCACTGCGCCTCGTCGACCTCGGCAGGGGAACGGGGCTGTCGACCGCGACGACTCTTCGTCTGCTCGGCGTGCTGCAGCGGCGCGACCTCGTCGCCAGCAGCAACGGCGAGTACCGCCTCGGGGTCGCGACACTGGGGATGGCGCACGGCTACATCTCCACGGACGCGCTCAGCAACCGCGCTCGTCCTCACCTGCAGCAGCTGGCCGACACGACCCAGCTCACGACGTCGCTGTACGTGCGCAGCGGGGACGAGCGCATCCTCGCCGTCCGCGTCGACGGCGAGCACCCCCTCCGGTATCAGCTGCCGCTCGGACGCCGACTCGCGTTGCACCTCGGCGCGGGCAAGCCGATCCTCGCCCACCTCCCGGCCGACGAGATCTCCCGCATCGTGGGCGCCCTCGGCGAGACGCAGACCGCCGGCGGCCTCACGGTGTCGGCCGAGGGACTGGATGCCGACCTCGCGGCCGTGCGCCGCAACGGCTTCCACATCTCGGTGGCCGAGCGCGATACCGCCGTGGCATCCATCAGCGTGCCGGTGTTCTCCTCGACCGGGGAGGTCATCGCCTCTCTCTCCGCCTCGGGACCGGTCGAGTCGACCGATCCCGAGCGCCTGCCCGACTGGGCGTCTGAACTCCGACGGGCGGCAGCGGCCGTCGGTCGCTAG